A stretch of the Actinoalloteichus fjordicus genome encodes the following:
- a CDS encoding neutral zinc metallopeptidase → MRVALSRRNTSALTTGVALIAAVSLLIGCGPQRVAGTAVPFGGLDPATVAGLPVTHGPSGPREGAPRIDLTYENGNGGEMDRLAMSAVADLYDYWATEYPDTFDGLAFEPVARLASYDAEQSPIVICGMDTSGVPNAFYCPPEDAIAWDRGVLMPMLDQQFGPMAVVTVLAHEMGHAVQYKSGNMTADMPTILAEQQADCYAGGYFRYIADGDSPYFEVSTGEGLNAILAALFSIRDQAGTDFRGPQAHGNAFDRTTAFIFGFSDGASRCAEMDVEEMQQRITQLEFAESDATGQLEVNEQHVALVEQSLAEVFAEELDQAPTLDLSGTNCGETEPAAYCVEGNSIGLDMPELAAIGTPPTPGGDPSAAGIGDFAAFAEIASRYTMAVQEQAGLSLEGQSAGLRTACLTGSWAGMLMPNRSPDATSYAGLRISPGDLDEAVAELLSQDSLIAADVDGASVPSGFARVEAFQVGFEEGNDPCTEQFGD, encoded by the coding sequence GTGCGAGTGGCCCTCTCCCGACGAAACACCTCGGCACTGACGACGGGCGTCGCGTTGATCGCCGCCGTCAGTCTCCTGATCGGCTGCGGTCCGCAACGGGTGGCGGGTACCGCCGTCCCGTTCGGCGGGCTGGACCCGGCCACCGTCGCCGGGCTTCCGGTGACACACGGCCCCAGCGGCCCTCGCGAAGGCGCGCCCCGCATCGATCTCACCTACGAGAACGGTAACGGCGGCGAGATGGATCGGCTCGCGATGAGCGCGGTCGCCGACCTGTACGACTACTGGGCGACCGAGTACCCGGACACGTTCGACGGCCTGGCGTTCGAACCGGTGGCGAGGCTCGCGTCGTACGACGCCGAGCAGTCGCCCATCGTGATCTGCGGGATGGACACCAGCGGCGTGCCCAACGCGTTCTACTGTCCGCCGGAGGACGCCATCGCCTGGGATCGCGGTGTGCTGATGCCGATGCTCGATCAGCAGTTCGGCCCGATGGCGGTGGTCACCGTGCTCGCCCACGAGATGGGGCACGCGGTGCAGTACAAGTCCGGCAACATGACGGCGGACATGCCGACGATCCTGGCCGAGCAGCAGGCCGACTGCTACGCGGGCGGCTACTTCCGCTACATCGCCGACGGGGACTCGCCGTATTTCGAGGTGTCGACCGGTGAGGGACTCAATGCCATCCTCGCCGCGCTGTTCTCCATTCGCGACCAGGCAGGCACCGACTTCCGAGGTCCCCAGGCACACGGCAACGCCTTCGATCGCACCACCGCCTTCATCTTCGGCTTCAGCGACGGCGCGAGCCGCTGCGCGGAGATGGACGTCGAGGAGATGCAGCAGCGGATCACCCAGCTCGAATTCGCCGAGAGCGACGCGACCGGCCAGCTCGAGGTGAACGAACAGCACGTCGCGCTCGTGGAGCAGAGTCTCGCCGAGGTCTTCGCCGAGGAACTCGACCAGGCGCCCACGCTGGACCTCTCCGGGACGAACTGCGGCGAGACCGAGCCCGCCGCCTACTGCGTCGAGGGCAACAGCATCGGACTGGACATGCCGGAACTCGCGGCCATCGGCACCCCGCCGACCCCCGGCGGCGACCCCTCGGCGGCGGGCATCGGCGACTTCGCCGCGTTCGCCGAGATCGCCTCGCGATACACGATGGCCGTGCAGGAACAGGCCGGACTGTCGTTGGAGGGCCAGTCGGCCGGGCTGCGGACGGCGTGTCTGACCGGTTCCTGGGCGGGCATGCTGATGCCGAACCGCTCGCCCGACGCCACATCCTACGCAGGCCTGCGCATCTCCCCCGGCGACCTCGACGAGGCGGTGGCCGAGCTGCTCAGCCAGGACAGTCTCATCGCCGCCGACGTCGACGGCGCCAGCGTGCCCTCCGGCTTCGCCCGCGTCGAGGCCTTCCAGGTCGGCTTCGAAGAGGGCAACGACCCCTGCACGGAGCAGTTCGGCGACTGA
- a CDS encoding neutral zinc metallopeptidase: MSRSATLGGRLPAAVLVLLLALALVADGSVQWGTDPEDLAAGGLGAGSVAAEGNDTGSGSAGPGTTAAEAAGAEVDRLADAAVEDLLAYWAETFEPAFALPWVPPTGGLHAADGIADVGRKAPPCLARTTEIAGSAYYCESADALVWDRGVLLPVLAEDHGPAGVTVVLAHELGHRVHTRLGVDDAARRTMPERYPVLLSEAMADCYAGTYFRWAVDGGGASGFTTAEVDDALAALVRFRDPIVVGEPPERTHGGALDRVLAFHEGYSQGARRCAALTTQDLAPPPPRQDRPLRNRPLAELSTEDLGTYFADLAIRHGGHGPAPVVRTVAGDPDCGTGQGPVAFCPAEPAVVIGIGADGDLAEVNSRIGDHAAATMVAGRHALAATTRLGLPIDDPTAGRRAVCLVGAWSAAGPAQADRTEAAADDGQGRRSAHVEEQWWGVGDLDEAVLLLLADDQPARDVTGFAGDGSGLQRVLDFAAGRRDGAADCLRR, encoded by the coding sequence GTGAGCCGCTCGGCGACCCTCGGCGGCCGACTTCCGGCGGCCGTGCTGGTGCTGCTCCTGGCGCTCGCGCTGGTCGCCGACGGCTCGGTGCAGTGGGGCACTGACCCCGAAGACCTCGCCGCCGGCGGCCTCGGGGCCGGCAGCGTTGCCGCCGAGGGCAACGACACCGGGTCAGGCTCAGCGGGACCCGGCACGACGGCGGCAGAAGCAGCAGGCGCCGAGGTAGATCGGCTGGCGGACGCTGCCGTCGAGGATCTGCTGGCGTACTGGGCGGAGACCTTCGAACCCGCCTTCGCTCTTCCCTGGGTGCCGCCGACCGGCGGGCTGCACGCCGCCGACGGCATCGCCGACGTCGGCCGGAAGGCGCCGCCGTGCCTCGCGAGGACCACCGAGATCGCGGGCTCCGCCTACTACTGTGAGTCGGCCGACGCGCTGGTCTGGGATCGCGGCGTCCTGCTGCCGGTGCTGGCCGAGGATCACGGCCCGGCCGGGGTGACCGTCGTCCTGGCCCACGAACTCGGGCACCGCGTGCACACCAGGCTCGGGGTGGACGACGCCGCGCGCCGCACCATGCCGGAGCGCTACCCCGTGCTGTTGAGCGAGGCGATGGCCGACTGCTACGCGGGGACGTACTTCCGCTGGGCGGTCGACGGCGGCGGCGCATCGGGCTTCACGACGGCCGAGGTAGATGACGCGTTGGCGGCGCTGGTGCGATTCCGGGACCCGATCGTCGTCGGCGAGCCTCCCGAGCGCACCCACGGCGGCGCGCTGGACCGGGTCCTGGCCTTCCACGAGGGATATTCACAGGGGGCGCGGCGCTGCGCCGCGTTGACGACGCAGGACCTCGCCCCACCGCCGCCCCGCCAGGATCGACCGTTGCGCAATCGGCCGCTCGCCGAGCTGAGTACCGAGGACCTCGGCACCTACTTCGCCGACCTGGCGATCCGGCACGGCGGCCACGGCCCAGCTCCCGTGGTCCGCACGGTGGCGGGCGATCCGGACTGCGGCACAGGCCAGGGCCCGGTGGCCTTCTGTCCGGCGGAGCCCGCCGTGGTGATCGGGATCGGAGCCGACGGCGACCTGGCCGAGGTGAACAGCAGGATCGGCGATCACGCCGCCGCCACGATGGTGGCGGGCAGGCACGCCCTGGCCGCCACGACCCGACTGGGACTGCCGATCGACGACCCGACGGCAGGTAGGCGGGCGGTGTGCCTGGTAGGCGCGTGGTCGGCGGCCGGGCCTGCGCAGGCAGACCGGACCGAAGCGGCGGCGGACGACGGGCAGGGTCGGCGGAGTGCGCATGTCGAGGAGCAGTGGTGGGGCGTGGGCGATCTCGACGAGGCCGTGCTCCTGCTGCTGGCCGACGACCAGCCCGCGCGCGATGTCACCGGGTTCGCGGGGGACGGCAGTGGTCTGCAACGGGTGCTCGATTTCGCGGCCGGCCGCCGCGACGGCGCCGCAGACTGTCTCCGACGCTGA
- the glgB gene encoding 1,4-alpha-glucan branching protein GlgB: MPTTQSCPPHPEETGRLLSGAHHDPHSILGAHPHPDGTLIRTLRPHADSVTVVTAGERHVLASVHEDGLFSGVIPEPPGDYRLEVGYGTHTEVVDDPYRWMPTVGELDLHLLAEGRHERLWDVLGAHLQSYETSLGVVEGTAFTVWAPRAQGVRVCGDFDGWHGVRTPLRSLGSTGVWEVFVPGVEPGTRYKFRLLDADGRWHEKADPMAFATEVPPATASIVTVSDHIWQDDDWVARRDAADLSRSPISVYEVHLGSWRRGLGYRELAEQLADHVVELGFTHIELLPIAEHPYGGSWGYQVTSYYAPTARFGSPDDLRHLIDVLHQRGIGVIVDWVPAHFPRDEWALARFDGTPTYEHPDPHRGEHPDWGTYVFDFGRPEVRNFLIANALYWAEEFHIDGLRVDAVASMLYLDYSREDGQWTANEHGGRENLDAVRFLQELNATVYKHHPGIMMAAEESTAWPGVTRRTDLDGLGFGFKWNMGWMHDSLRYVALDPVHRAHHHDELTFSLMYAWSENYLLPLSHDEVVHGKGSLWSRMPGDDWNKAANLRSLYTYMWAHPGKQLLFMGGEFGQIAEWSESDSLDWQLLDQPLHAGLRRLIGDLNAAYRAHPALFTRDTSSTGFSWLIADDAANNVLAFLRHGEDEQGRPVELACVVNFAGIPRHDYRLGLPKAGRWREILNTDATAYGGSGVGNAGEVVAEPVSSHGRPASAVLQLPPAGAIWLVPEQ, translated from the coding sequence ATGCCGACCACGCAGTCCTGTCCACCGCACCCGGAGGAGACCGGCCGACTGCTGTCGGGGGCCCACCACGATCCGCACTCGATCCTCGGCGCCCACCCGCATCCCGACGGGACGCTGATCCGCACGCTGCGGCCGCATGCCGACTCGGTGACCGTGGTGACGGCTGGCGAGCGCCACGTGCTGGCCTCCGTCCACGAGGACGGCCTCTTCTCCGGTGTGATCCCGGAGCCGCCCGGCGACTACCGGCTCGAGGTCGGCTACGGCACGCACACCGAGGTGGTCGACGACCCCTACCGCTGGATGCCGACCGTCGGTGAGCTGGATCTGCACCTCCTGGCCGAGGGCAGACACGAACGGCTCTGGGATGTGCTCGGCGCTCATCTCCAAAGCTATGAGACGTCGCTGGGCGTGGTGGAGGGCACCGCCTTCACCGTGTGGGCGCCCCGGGCCCAGGGCGTGCGGGTCTGCGGCGACTTCGACGGCTGGCACGGGGTGCGCACCCCGCTGCGCTCGCTGGGCTCGACCGGCGTGTGGGAGGTGTTCGTCCCCGGCGTCGAGCCGGGCACGCGGTACAAGTTCCGGCTGCTCGACGCCGACGGCCGCTGGCATGAGAAGGCCGACCCGATGGCCTTCGCCACCGAGGTGCCGCCCGCCACGGCGTCCATCGTGACGGTGTCCGACCACATCTGGCAGGACGACGACTGGGTGGCCCGGCGCGACGCCGCAGACCTGTCCCGAAGCCCGATCAGCGTCTACGAGGTGCATCTCGGCTCATGGCGGCGCGGGCTGGGGTACCGCGAGCTCGCCGAACAGCTCGCCGACCACGTCGTCGAACTGGGCTTCACCCACATCGAACTGCTACCCATCGCCGAACATCCCTACGGCGGATCCTGGGGCTACCAGGTCACGTCCTACTACGCCCCCACCGCCCGCTTCGGCTCGCCGGACGACCTCCGCCATCTGATCGACGTGCTTCATCAGCGGGGCATCGGCGTGATCGTCGACTGGGTGCCCGCGCACTTCCCCCGCGACGAGTGGGCGCTGGCCCGGTTCGACGGGACCCCCACCTACGAGCATCCCGATCCCCATCGGGGCGAGCATCCGGACTGGGGGACCTACGTCTTCGACTTCGGCAGGCCCGAGGTTCGGAACTTCCTCATCGCCAACGCGCTCTACTGGGCCGAGGAGTTCCACATCGACGGGCTCCGTGTCGACGCCGTCGCCTCGATGCTCTACCTCGACTACTCGCGGGAAGACGGCCAGTGGACGGCCAACGAGCACGGCGGCCGGGAGAACCTCGACGCCGTCCGGTTCCTTCAGGAACTCAACGCCACCGTCTACAAGCACCATCCGGGGATCATGATGGCGGCCGAGGAGTCCACCGCCTGGCCGGGCGTCACCCGCCGCACCGATCTCGACGGCCTCGGCTTCGGTTTCAAGTGGAACATGGGCTGGATGCACGACTCGCTGCGCTACGTCGCGCTCGATCCGGTGCACCGCGCGCATCACCACGACGAGCTGACGTTCTCCCTGATGTACGCCTGGAGCGAGAACTACCTGCTGCCGCTCTCGCATGACGAGGTGGTGCACGGCAAGGGCTCGCTGTGGTCGCGGATGCCCGGCGATGACTGGAACAAGGCGGCCAACCTGCGCAGCCTCTACACCTACATGTGGGCGCATCCCGGCAAGCAGCTGCTCTTCATGGGCGGCGAGTTCGGTCAGATCGCCGAGTGGTCCGAGTCGGACTCGCTGGACTGGCAGCTGCTGGACCAGCCCTTGCACGCCGGACTGCGGCGGCTGATCGGCGATCTCAACGCCGCCTACCGCGCGCACCCGGCCCTGTTCACCCGCGACACCTCGTCGACGGGCTTCTCCTGGCTGATCGCCGACGACGCGGCGAACAACGTGCTCGCCTTCCTCCGCCACGGCGAGGACGAGCAGGGCAGGCCCGTCGAACTGGCCTGCGTGGTGAACTTCGCGGGCATCCCTCGACACGACTACCGACTCGGCCTGCCGAAGGCGGGGCGATGGCGGGAGATCCTCAACACCGACGCCACGGCGTACGGCGGTTCCGGCGTCGGCAACGCGGGCGAGGTCGTCGCGGAGCCGGTGTCCTCGCACGGCAGGCCCGCCTCGGCGGTCTTGCAGCTGCCGCCCGCCGGGGCGATCTGGCTGGTGCCCGAACAGTGA
- a CDS encoding maltotransferase domain-containing protein produces MSGRLVVDEVSPVISLGRYPAKAVVGEHVPVQATLWRDGHDRQAANVSWRGPADRVARQTRMVLTDPGLDRWSAVIRPDQPGMWTFRVDTWSDPWATWRHAVETKIGAGQGAAELANDLETGARLLERVARRPGSRAVRAALTTAVSALRDAGRPLPQRVAPAFDEPADTVMTEQPVRELVTKGVVHQLWVDRERALVGSWYEFFPRSTGGHDELGRPVHGTFRTAAAELERVADLGFDVVYLPPIHPIGHVHRKGRNNTLTPGPDDVGSPWAIGSPDGGHDAVHPDLGTLDDFDRFVARATELNLEVALDLALQCAPDHPWVRDHPEWFTTRPDGTIAYAENPPKKYQDIYPLNFDNDPTGLYQEIRRVVIHWIDHGIRIFRVDNPHTKPPDFWEHLIAELKTTHPDVLFLSEAFTRPARMYGLSRLGFTQHYTYFTWRTTKHELTEFGSDLVAHAHEARPNLFVNTPDILPTSLAHASSAAFAIRAALAATLAPTWGVYAGFELFENEPVRPGSEEYLNSEKYELRPRDHTRALREGRSLEPWLHTLNEIRRRNRALATLRTLRFHHVDNDALIVYSKTDPATGDAVIVVVTLDPAVPQEGTVWLDLPELGLAWDDRFTAHEEVTGARWEWGQANYVRLDPHSAVAHIVSVRRP; encoded by the coding sequence GTGAGCGGACGACTGGTCGTCGACGAGGTGTCGCCAGTGATCAGCCTCGGTCGGTATCCGGCCAAGGCGGTGGTCGGCGAGCATGTTCCGGTGCAGGCCACCCTGTGGCGGGACGGGCACGATCGACAGGCCGCGAACGTCTCCTGGCGAGGTCCGGCCGACCGCGTCGCACGGCAGACCCGCATGGTGTTGACCGATCCCGGCTTGGACCGCTGGTCGGCGGTGATCCGACCCGATCAACCGGGCATGTGGACGTTCCGAGTGGACACCTGGTCTGATCCATGGGCGACCTGGCGCCATGCGGTGGAGACGAAGATCGGCGCTGGTCAGGGCGCCGCCGAGCTGGCCAACGACCTGGAGACCGGCGCCCGGCTGCTGGAACGGGTGGCCAGGAGACCGGGCAGTAGAGCCGTGCGCGCGGCGCTGACCACGGCGGTGTCGGCCCTGCGCGACGCGGGCAGACCGCTGCCGCAGCGGGTGGCACCCGCGTTCGACGAGCCCGCCGACACCGTGATGACCGAGCAGCCGGTGCGCGAACTGGTCACCAAGGGGGTCGTGCACCAGCTCTGGGTGGATCGGGAGCGGGCGCTGGTCGGTTCCTGGTATGAGTTCTTTCCTCGGTCGACCGGCGGGCACGACGAGCTGGGCAGACCGGTGCACGGAACGTTCCGCACCGCCGCCGCCGAGCTGGAGCGAGTCGCGGACCTCGGCTTCGACGTCGTCTATCTGCCGCCGATCCACCCCATCGGCCACGTACACCGCAAAGGACGCAACAACACCCTCACACCGGGACCCGACGACGTCGGATCGCCGTGGGCCATCGGATCACCCGACGGCGGACACGACGCCGTCCACCCCGACCTCGGCACGCTGGACGACTTCGATCGATTCGTGGCCCGCGCCACCGAATTGAACCTCGAGGTCGCCCTCGACCTCGCCCTCCAATGCGCCCCCGACCACCCCTGGGTCCGCGACCACCCCGAATGGTTCACCACCCGACCCGACGGCACCATCGCCTACGCCGAGAACCCACCCAAGAAATACCAGGACATCTACCCCCTCAACTTCGACAACGACCCCACCGGGCTATACCAGGAGATCCGTCGCGTCGTCATCCACTGGATCGACCACGGCATCCGCATCTTCCGGGTGGACAACCCCCACACCAAACCACCGGACTTCTGGGAACACCTCATCGCGGAACTCAAGACGACCCACCCCGACGTCCTGTTCCTCTCCGAAGCCTTCACCAGACCCGCCCGCATGTACGGACTCTCCCGACTCGGCTTCACCCAGCACTACACCTACTTCACCTGGCGCACCACCAAACACGAACTCACCGAATTCGGCAGCGATCTCGTCGCCCACGCCCACGAGGCGCGGCCCAACCTCTTCGTCAACACCCCCGACATCCTGCCGACCTCCCTGGCCCACGCGAGTTCGGCCGCGTTCGCGATCCGCGCGGCCCTCGCCGCCACGCTGGCGCCCACCTGGGGCGTCTACGCAGGCTTCGAACTCTTCGAGAACGAACCCGTCCGGCCCGGCTCCGAGGAATATCTGAACTCGGAGAAGTACGAACTGCGGCCCCGCGATCACACCAGGGCGCTGAGGGAGGGTCGATCGCTCGAACCCTGGCTGCACACCCTCAACGAGATCCGACGCCGGAATCGCGCGCTGGCAACACTGCGCACCCTGCGCTTCCATCACGTCGACAACGACGCGCTGATCGTCTACTCCAAGACCGATCCGGCCACCGGGGACGCCGTGATCGTGGTCGTCACCCTCGATCCCGCCGTGCCCCAGGAGGGCACCGTGTGGCTCGACCTGCCCGAGCTGGGCCTGGCATGGGACGACCGGTTCACCGCCCATGAGGAGGTCACCGGGGCACGCTGGGAATGGGGCCAGGCGAACTACGTGCGGCTCGACCCGCACAGCGCCGTCGCACACATCGTCTCGGTGCGACGACCGTGA
- a CDS encoding NADPH-dependent F420 reductase, which translates to MRIAIVGTGALAGGLGDRLLRGQHEVVVFGRTTDRAERLAALLGAAGAGVVTASTIGDPLPAVDLVILAVPGAAVPDLMEQYGEQLPGQIVVDATNPAGPLVELHSPAGFSMAERIAALAPMGTSVVKAFNTTFAGTLAGDESLDVFIATDDPEARMTMVRLVQSIGCVPIDAGPLHHARALETMQWLHHSLQSLLGTRNTTTISLRVV; encoded by the coding sequence ATGCGGATCGCGATCGTCGGAACCGGTGCCCTGGCGGGTGGGCTCGGTGATCGGCTGCTGCGCGGTCAGCACGAGGTCGTCGTGTTCGGCAGGACGACTGACCGGGCCGAACGCCTCGCAGCCCTGCTCGGCGCGGCGGGGGCGGGCGTCGTGACCGCGAGCACCATCGGCGATCCGCTGCCTGCGGTCGACCTCGTGATCCTGGCCGTGCCCGGCGCCGCCGTGCCCGACCTGATGGAGCAGTACGGTGAGCAGCTGCCGGGACAGATCGTCGTCGACGCGACCAATCCGGCCGGACCGCTGGTGGAGCTGCACAGTCCCGCCGGGTTCTCGATGGCGGAGCGGATCGCCGCACTCGCGCCGATGGGCACCTCGGTGGTCAAGGCCTTCAACACCACCTTCGCAGGCACCCTCGCGGGGGACGAGTCGCTCGACGTCTTCATCGCCACCGACGATCCCGAGGCGCGGATGACGATGGTGCGGCTCGTGCAGAGCATCGGCTGCGTGCCGATCGACGCCGGTCCGCTGCATCACGCGAGAGCGCTGGAGACCATGCAATGGCTGCATCACAGCCTGCAGAGTCTGCTCGGCACCCGAAACACCACGACGATCTCGCTGCGGGTGGTCTGA
- a CDS encoding acyltransferase family protein, translating into MTVGENGENGKNTATKNSTSRPGTRRASWDVLRAVAIALVVVQHATWGGPFLVPELEERPVFLSLQAGASILMIISGYFICQTLSSSGPRALLQNRLVRVIPPMVAAAVLTHVIVHLWGPESLERSFASLIGTILVYPPGLIEGISRTDGSYWTIPLQVTAFLVTALLWPRRWRHGLRLRMTLAIAAVVPVALELVKSAGPGPTLTRGIEIAETVGAGRVHLLAAGAALWLWGTHRSGNGVLTIVAAAIMTQFLTSSDVAGAVAMAVATVAIGAAARGPDWDHPVLRPVVWLAGISYGVYLVNHNIGYSVMYRLSEAGVPPMAQSAAMIVCSVMLGWLLTRLVEEPIARRFRYRRKKAAAPATIETNSSEAHRIDPHGTSIAHDTVESGARSDPATRLVESGTTAPAHTVSTTRDEAVDAGSRQAPETEALRQAGGRDYAAGPEDGCSEDELPSSERAARRADSEAALYR; encoded by the coding sequence ATGACGGTCGGCGAGAACGGCGAGAACGGCAAGAACACTGCCACGAAGAACAGCACGTCGCGACCCGGGACCCGCCGGGCGAGCTGGGACGTGCTGCGGGCCGTCGCCATCGCGCTCGTGGTGGTGCAGCACGCCACCTGGGGCGGCCCGTTCCTCGTGCCGGAGCTGGAGGAACGCCCGGTCTTCCTGAGCCTCCAGGCGGGCGCCTCGATCCTGATGATCATCTCCGGGTACTTCATCTGCCAGACGCTCAGCTCCAGCGGCCCGAGGGCACTGTTGCAGAACCGGCTGGTCCGGGTGATCCCGCCGATGGTCGCCGCCGCCGTCCTCACTCACGTGATCGTCCATCTCTGGGGTCCGGAGTCGCTGGAGCGCAGCTTCGCCTCGCTGATCGGCACGATCCTGGTGTATCCGCCGGGCCTGATCGAGGGCATCAGCCGCACCGACGGCAGTTACTGGACCATTCCACTCCAGGTCACCGCGTTCCTGGTCACGGCACTGCTGTGGCCGCGCCGCTGGCGCCACGGCCTCCGGCTGCGGATGACGCTGGCCATCGCGGCGGTGGTGCCCGTCGCGCTGGAACTCGTCAAGAGCGCCGGGCCGGGACCGACCCTCACCCGAGGCATCGAGATCGCCGAGACCGTGGGCGCCGGGCGGGTGCACCTGCTGGCGGCGGGTGCGGCGTTGTGGCTGTGGGGCACGCATCGCTCCGGCAACGGCGTGCTCACCATCGTCGCGGCTGCGATCATGACTCAGTTCCTCACCTCGTCCGACGTCGCGGGCGCGGTCGCCATGGCCGTGGCGACCGTGGCCATCGGCGCGGCGGCGCGGGGACCGGACTGGGATCACCCGGTCCTGCGGCCGGTGGTCTGGCTGGCAGGCATCTCCTACGGCGTCTACCTGGTCAACCACAACATCGGTTACAGCGTGATGTACCGGCTGTCGGAGGCCGGGGTGCCGCCGATGGCGCAGTCCGCCGCGATGATCGTGTGCTCGGTGATGCTGGGCTGGCTGCTGACCAGGCTCGTAGAGGAGCCGATCGCCCGGCGATTCCGGTATCGCCGCAAGAAGGCGGCGGCCCCGGCGACGATCGAGACGAACAGTTCCGAAGCGCATCGGATCGACCCGCACGGCACGTCGATCGCGCACGACACCGTGGAGTCGGGAGCACGGTCCGATCCCGCCACGCGGCTCGTCGAGTCCGGCACGACCGCGCCCGCACACACCGTCTCGACGACAAGGGACGAGGCCGTCGACGCCGGCTCGCGGCAGGCTCCCGAGACCGAGGCGCTGCGGCAGGCAGGCGGCCGGGACTACGCCGCAGGCCCGGAGGACGGCTGCTCGGAGGATGAGCTGCCGTCGTCGGAGCGGGCGGCGCGTCGAGCCGACTCGGAGGCGGCGCTGTACCGCTGA
- a CDS encoding NUDIX hydrolase, whose product MDVVENDSAATREVRVGSYAVCRQGDRILLARWVGRSGVRWTLPGGGLDHAEDPLDAVRREVEEETGYQVEVDALLGVNSQRRQVVRGGAPVDHHAFQVFYAVHIVGGELRHEVGGSTDQARWFDVAEVDALDCFELVGIALELDRRRPASGRLAAQPVSVRSGDG is encoded by the coding sequence ATGGATGTCGTCGAGAATGACTCCGCCGCGACGCGCGAGGTGCGAGTCGGGTCCTACGCGGTGTGCCGTCAGGGTGATCGGATCCTGCTTGCCAGGTGGGTGGGGCGCAGCGGCGTTCGGTGGACGCTGCCGGGTGGTGGGCTGGACCACGCCGAGGACCCGCTCGACGCGGTTCGACGGGAGGTCGAGGAGGAGACCGGCTACCAGGTCGAGGTCGACGCGCTACTGGGCGTGAACAGTCAACGGCGGCAGGTGGTCCGCGGCGGTGCGCCGGTCGATCACCACGCCTTCCAGGTCTTCTACGCCGTGCACATCGTCGGCGGCGAACTGCGGCACGAGGTCGGCGGCTCCACGGATCAGGCCCGCTGGTTCGACGTCGCCGAGGTGGACGCGCTCGACTGTTTCGAACTCGTCGGCATCGCCCTGGAACTGGATCGACGTCGGCCCGCGAGCGGACGCCTCGCCGCACAGCCGGTGTCGGTCCGTTCCGGGGACGGCTGA